A stretch of Leptidea sinapis chromosome 36, ilLepSina1.1, whole genome shotgun sequence DNA encodes these proteins:
- the LOC126975591 gene encoding immediate early response 3-interacting protein 1: protein MITLWNLFEASLLCLNAVCVLHEERFMQKMGWGANTQNQGFEDQSSVKFQILNLVRSIRTVTRIPLIILNILTILFKLLLG, encoded by the exons ATGATAACACTTTGGAATCTCTTTGAAGCTTCACTGCTATGCTTAAATGCTGTATGTGTTCTCCATGAAGAAAGGTTTATGCAAAAAA TGGGATGGGGAGCTAACACACAGAATCAAGGCTTTGAAGATCAATCATCtgtcaaatttcaaatattaaatttggtTCGTTCTATAAGGACTGTTACTAGAA TTCCACTCatcattttgaatatattaacaatattgttcAAATTGCTCCTAGGTTAA